The following DNA comes from Legionella sp. PATHC032.
AATTAATTCAAAAAATTAAAAAAAAATTAATAAAAAAACAGCACAATTAATAAAATAATGCTACAATGGATGCGTAACAATTTAGGAAATTAACATGTCAGAAAAAATTCGTGGTACAGTCAAGTGGTTTAATGAGTCCAAAGGTTTCGGTTTTTTAGAAAGTGGCGGCAAAGATTATTTTGTGCATTTTAGTGCGATCCAAGGCAGTGGTTTTAAAACCCTGGCTGAAGGCGCTACTGTAATGTTTAAAGCTTGCAATGGTCAAAAAGGACCTCAAGCTGAGGAAGTTGAAGTAGTCTAATTTTTTTATATTAGCCCTGTTTTTTTAAGTATAATTTAATCCTTAGAAAAGCAGGGCTTTTTTTATCTAAAACATTCTTAAAATTTCTGTGCTGCACTTAAAAAAACTCTGCTCAAGCAATTGCTTTGTCAAATATTGGTTAAAGTCAGCCCAATTATATGATAAAGTTTGTGCCATCATTCAATTCAATAGCGCTCAAATTATTATTGGCAAATACCTGTGCCGATAATAGCTGTTACCAGCATTCTGTTTTTCAATAGAGGCAGCATAGTAGATAAGTATCAATCCCCCATCGTTTCTGGTAGACTGCATAAAGACGCTTGGTCATATTTTGTCTATCATAAATTGTTTCTGTAAAAACTGGTATGGTTCTCATCAAACTCTTGTCCAACTTCTTCTTGAACCAAT
Coding sequences within:
- a CDS encoding cold-shock protein, coding for MSEKIRGTVKWFNESKGFGFLESGGKDYFVHFSAIQGSGFKTLAEGATVMFKACNGQKGPQAEEVEVV